A stretch of Fundicoccus culcitae DNA encodes these proteins:
- a CDS encoding TVP38/TMEM64 family protein: MWDISIEKKRQIIRLTTIFGIILTIVGSIYIARSSYFRPGGGFSDLLIRLGIWAPIIFITVQISQIIYPIIPFGLTNVVGDLVFGHGWGFIYNCIGMLIGSSINFYLGRRFGEGFVKAFISDEQYDKYIGKMNDGPGFTRLLKIGFVLPIFPDDIFCMIAGMSNMMFNKFFMLVALYRPLSLFVFTFLSSNVIKFFADLLIN, translated from the coding sequence ATGTGGGATATTTCGATAGAAAAAAAGCGTCAGATAATACGACTGACAACAATATTTGGAATTATACTAACCATTGTCGGTTCAATTTATATTGCTAGATCTTCTTATTTTAGACCGGGTGGCGGTTTTAGTGATTTATTAATTCGTTTAGGGATTTGGGCGCCGATTATTTTTATAACCGTTCAAATCAGTCAAATTATTTACCCAATCATTCCATTTGGTTTAACGAACGTTGTCGGTGATTTAGTTTTTGGACATGGGTGGGGTTTTATTTATAATTGTATCGGGATGTTAATTGGTTCTAGTATTAACTTCTACTTAGGCCGTCGCTTTGGTGAGGGTTTTGTTAAAGCCTTTATTTCTGATGAACAGTATGACAAATATATTGGTAAAATGAATGATGGACCAGGCTTCACCAGATTGTTAAAAATAGGTTTTGTTTTACCCATTTTTCCTGATGATATCTTTTGTATGATTGCTGGTATGTCTAATATGATGTTCAATAAATTCTTTATGCTAGTCGCCCTTTACCGACCGCTTTCACTTTTTGTGTTTACCTTTTTAAGTTCTAATGTGATTAAATTTTTCGCCGATTTGTTGATTAATTAG
- a CDS encoding biotin transporter BioY, whose protein sequence is MKTKSMSLIPLLTVLLIICSWITIPIGPVPITLQTFGVFLIAFIAPATIALGSSLLYLILGLIGFPVFAGGVGGLATIASPTFGFALSFPIVMYFIARFTQNHRLKTFPQFFSLGVLASIFIYLIGIPYMILALRIVSSIHITLGEALAIGMFPFLMGDTLKIAFAAALAVRLRPILNKMLTR, encoded by the coding sequence ATGAAAACAAAATCCATGAGCCTCATCCCATTACTAACCGTCTTATTGATTATTTGTTCCTGGATAACCATCCCCATTGGTCCAGTTCCCATTACCTTGCAAACCTTTGGTGTCTTTTTAATCGCTTTTATTGCGCCGGCTACGATTGCATTAGGCAGTAGTTTGCTATACTTAATCCTTGGTTTAATTGGCTTTCCTGTCTTCGCTGGGGGTGTAGGCGGACTGGCTACGATTGCTTCACCCACCTTTGGTTTTGCTTTATCCTTTCCAATTGTGATGTATTTTATCGCTCGTTTTACACAAAATCATCGTTTAAAAACTTTTCCGCAATTTTTTTCATTAGGGGTTCTTGCTAGTATATTTATCTATTTGATTGGCATTCCTTACATGATCCTTGCACTACGGATCGTATCATCGATACACATAACGCTAGGCGAAGCTTTAGCCATTGGGATGTTCCCTTTTCTGATGGGTGACACCCTCAAAATCGCTTTTGCAGCTGCCCTCGCTGTCCGTTTGAGACCCATTTTAAACAAGATGTTAACGCGCTAA
- a CDS encoding thiamine-binding protein: protein MPKASLAVQILPLYDDQARSLAAIERVIDMIRQQADHVVVSPFETTIEGDFHELMDLLTRVIEVAGQDGENIFVNTKIRYHKEGQMLSSEAKTNKYR, encoded by the coding sequence ATGCCAAAAGCCAGTCTAGCCGTACAGATTTTACCTTTGTATGATGACCAAGCACGAAGTTTAGCGGCTATCGAACGGGTGATTGATATGATTCGCCAGCAAGCGGATCATGTTGTGGTCAGCCCGTTTGAAACCACTATTGAAGGAGATTTTCATGAACTGATGGATTTGTTGACGCGGGTGATAGAAGTCGCCGGTCAAGATGGCGAAAATATTTTTGTTAACACGAAAATTCGTTATCACAAAGAAGGGCAGATGCTAAGTAGTGAAGCAAAAACTAATAAATATCGCTAA
- the yidD gene encoding membrane protein insertion efficiency factor YidD produces MKFILIKIVQFYQKAISPFFPPSCRYSPTCSSYMVTALERHGALKGFTMGVARILRCNPFVKGGFDPVPDHFTLSRNHHEH; encoded by the coding sequence ATGAAATTTATTTTAATTAAAATCGTTCAATTTTATCAAAAAGCGATTTCACCATTTTTTCCGCCTAGTTGTCGGTATTCGCCAACGTGTTCATCCTATATGGTCACTGCCTTAGAACGACATGGTGCCCTAAAAGGATTTACAATGGGTGTCGCACGTATTTTGCGGTGTAATCCGTTTGTTAAAGGCGGCTTTGATCCGGTGCCGGATCACTTTACGTTAAGTCGCAATCACCATGAACATTAA
- a CDS encoding ABC transporter ATP-binding protein, with protein sequence MNLLAIENVSYQYEGYPVLKDISLKASLGQTVGILGTSGVGKTTLFNLIAGILPLQKGRIEIEGSQDLQGKVSYMLQRDMLLAHKSIIENVMLPMIIQGKPPKQAKSEAMQLLKQFGLEQWANYYPKALSGGMRQRIAFIRTTAFGRDWLLLDEAFSALDAITRRQMHHWFIDYRQHIKASTLLITHDVDEAIILCDKIFILKGQPGEIVAEIPIDLDKDDFDELIFLPQFLAYKKLMLTLLAR encoded by the coding sequence ATTAATTTGTTAGCCATTGAGAATGTTAGTTACCAATATGAAGGGTATCCCGTCTTAAAAGATATATCTCTAAAAGCTAGCCTAGGTCAGACTGTTGGTATTTTAGGAACAAGTGGTGTTGGTAAAACGACGTTGTTTAATTTGATTGCAGGTATCTTACCTTTACAAAAAGGCAGGATTGAGATTGAAGGTAGTCAAGATCTTCAAGGGAAGGTTTCTTATATGCTACAACGCGATATGTTACTAGCTCACAAATCCATTATTGAAAATGTGATGCTGCCGATGATTATTCAAGGTAAGCCGCCAAAACAAGCTAAGTCAGAGGCCATGCAACTATTGAAGCAGTTTGGATTAGAACAATGGGCGAATTATTATCCTAAAGCTTTAAGTGGTGGGATGCGTCAGCGGATTGCCTTTATTCGTACAACAGCTTTTGGTCGGGATTGGTTGTTGTTGGATGAAGCATTCAGTGCCTTGGATGCTATCACGCGCAGACAGATGCACCATTGGTTTATCGATTATCGTCAGCATATCAAGGCTTCCACCTTATTAATCACGCATGACGTTGATGAAGCAATCATCTTATGTGATAAGATATTTATTTTAAAGGGACAACCAGGTGAAATCGTTGCTGAAATACCGATTGATTTGGATAAAGATGATTTTGACGAATTGATTTTTTTACCTCAATTTTTGGCCTATAAAAAACTGATGTTAACGCTTTTAGCGCGTTAA
- a CDS encoding biotin--[acetyl-CoA-carboxylase] ligase, with the protein MIEAQILSLLYNHLNQPLSGQIIADQLGISRNAVWKTIEHLRLLGYKISTHHKKGYQLDDAIGTLHDSQLQALLHHQIPNIKINILDEATSTNDLAKQAISQNRTTQLFITQKQTQGRGRLGKHFYSDLDHGLYFSLAFKPNPKHQEFIPLYTLATAAALVQTLETYVNEAIGIKWVNDLFYQGKKIAGILSEASTNLENGEVAYIIIGVGINLAGNFQTAQADVQNVAGTLFGEQLPKDFNYNQFLADSLIRLYHYHLQLDQKTFLPFYNQRLLGRNQRVSFQEADQSMSTAIIRSINDSGHLIVEQNGKERALISQQISLSSHQFTQKRM; encoded by the coding sequence ATGATTGAAGCTCAAATTCTATCCCTTTTATATAACCATCTAAATCAACCCCTATCAGGCCAAATTATTGCTGACCAGTTAGGTATTAGTCGTAACGCTGTCTGGAAAACCATTGAACATTTACGCTTATTGGGTTATAAGATTAGCACGCATCATAAAAAGGGTTATCAATTAGATGACGCGATTGGGACATTACACGATAGTCAATTACAAGCTCTTTTGCATCATCAAATACCTAACATAAAGATAAACATACTTGATGAAGCTACTTCCACTAACGACTTAGCCAAACAAGCCATTAGCCAGAACCGCACAACGCAATTATTTATTACGCAAAAGCAAACACAGGGGCGTGGGCGTTTAGGTAAACATTTTTATTCTGATTTGGATCATGGGCTTTATTTTAGCTTGGCTTTTAAACCTAATCCAAAACATCAAGAATTTATTCCCTTATATACTTTGGCGACAGCTGCTGCCTTGGTTCAAACGCTTGAAACGTATGTCAATGAAGCTATTGGTATCAAATGGGTCAACGACCTTTTTTATCAAGGCAAAAAGATTGCCGGCATTCTTTCTGAGGCATCCACTAATTTAGAAAACGGCGAAGTTGCGTATATTATTATTGGGGTAGGGATTAATTTAGCAGGCAATTTCCAAACGGCTCAAGCAGATGTTCAAAATGTTGCCGGCACTTTATTTGGCGAGCAATTACCAAAAGATTTCAACTACAATCAATTTCTAGCAGACAGCCTCATACGCCTTTATCACTACCATCTACAGCTCGATCAAAAGACCTTTTTACCTTTCTATAATCAACGCTTACTCGGAAGAAACCAAAGGGTCTCTTTTCAAGAAGCTGATCAATCGATGTCAACCGCAATCATTCGATCCATTAATGACTCCGGGCACTTAATTGTTGAACAAAACGGCAAAGAAAGAGCTCTAATTAGTCAGCAAATTTCCTTGTCCAGTCATCAGTTTACGCAAAAAAGGATGTGA
- a CDS encoding AraC family transcriptional regulator, with amino-acid sequence MNYFNSQTFNLDILYAFDAWNDEGNHNGLHHHDFFEISLILEGEAEYLIEGREQTIYPGMALLFNPGQQHAEKQKAGTQSHQLHIGINNFLINLQQRNHMPNQQVIINLTTYYQQIYDRAWSIIREFNEQKADYQLYLKALTMELMILLARQITENNQATASNLTKTEQRQLTLVEHAIDYMKKNYQSELTLELIARELLVSPTYLSRIFKEKTSMSVINYLISIRLANAAERLTIENSSIKDIAMDVGYQDVYHFSKQFKKHYGIAPSKYQGK; translated from the coding sequence ATGAATTATTTCAATAGTCAGACGTTTAATTTAGATATATTGTATGCCTTTGATGCCTGGAATGATGAAGGTAATCATAATGGGTTACATCATCATGATTTTTTTGAGATTAGTTTGATTTTAGAAGGGGAAGCGGAATATCTCATTGAAGGGCGAGAACAAACAATTTATCCTGGGATGGCTTTATTATTTAATCCTGGACAGCAACATGCTGAGAAACAAAAAGCTGGAACACAATCGCACCAACTGCACATTGGCATCAATAACTTTTTGATTAATCTTCAACAACGCAATCATATGCCTAATCAACAAGTGATAATTAATTTAACGACATATTATCAACAGATTTATGATCGTGCTTGGAGCATTATTCGTGAGTTTAATGAACAAAAAGCGGATTATCAATTGTATTTAAAGGCATTAACGATGGAATTAATGATTCTATTAGCACGACAAATAACCGAAAATAATCAAGCTACAGCGAGTAATTTAACGAAAACGGAACAACGGCAACTGACTTTGGTCGAACATGCTATTGATTATATGAAAAAAAATTATCAATCTGAACTTACTTTAGAACTTATTGCACGTGAGCTTTTAGTCAGTCCGACTTATTTATCAAGGATTTTTAAAGAAAAGACCTCAATGAGTGTGATCAATTATTTGATTAGTATTCGTTTGGCGAATGCTGCCGAACGGTTAACCATTGAAAACAGCTCGATTAAAGACATTGCGATGGATGTGGGTTATCAGGATGTCTACCATTTTTCTAAACAATTTAAAAAGCATTATGGGATCGCCCCGTCAAAATATCAAGGGAAGTAA
- a CDS encoding M24 family metallopeptidase — translation MYSKKIHQLQAKMREHGISNQLISDPSSINYFTGYFTQPGERMLLLVIHAEGNQHQLYLNRLFPSANLSEIQDHVIEVIVYNDGEPILNQVAASLAEGPSSIDKYWPSHFLLDLLAIDSNIQAVNQSHLVDDLRAIKSPEEQALMAQASHYNDQAMEQLIPLIAQGLSENELKNHLGEIYLALSGNSFSFPPIIAFGANGADPHHETDDSKPTLGNSVVIDIGSSYQGYCSDMTRTVFYGQPSAKALEIYAVVKQANEAAIAAIKPGVPFSHIDAIARDIITQAGYGDYFTHRLGHFIGRDVHEAGDVSAFNHQLIEEGHTFSIEPGIYLPGELGVRIEDLVIATADGCKVLNHVTKEPIILDVP, via the coding sequence ATGTATTCTAAAAAAATCCACCAACTTCAAGCAAAAATGCGTGAACATGGGATTAGTAACCAATTAATCAGCGACCCATCTAGTATTAATTATTTTACGGGTTATTTCACACAGCCCGGCGAAAGAATGTTACTTTTAGTTATTCATGCCGAAGGCAATCAGCATCAATTGTATTTGAATCGTCTCTTCCCATCAGCCAATCTATCAGAAATACAAGATCATGTCATTGAAGTTATTGTCTATAATGATGGTGAACCTATCTTAAATCAGGTCGCTGCTTCGCTTGCAGAGGGACCAAGTAGCATTGATAAATATTGGCCAAGTCATTTTCTACTCGATTTATTAGCCATTGATTCTAATATTCAAGCGGTTAATCAATCGCATTTAGTGGATGATTTACGAGCCATTAAATCACCTGAAGAGCAGGCTTTAATGGCACAAGCCTCTCATTATAACGATCAAGCCATGGAACAACTGATCCCCTTAATTGCACAAGGTTTATCTGAGAATGAATTAAAAAATCATTTGGGCGAAATCTATCTTGCATTGAGTGGGAATAGTTTTTCATTCCCACCAATCATCGCATTTGGGGCAAATGGGGCTGACCCACATCATGAAACAGACGATTCTAAACCAACATTAGGCAACTCTGTAGTTATTGATATTGGTAGTAGCTATCAAGGCTATTGCTCTGATATGACGCGGACGGTCTTTTATGGTCAGCCGAGTGCGAAAGCTTTGGAAATTTATGCGGTTGTGAAACAAGCCAACGAAGCTGCGATTGCTGCTATTAAACCTGGGGTCCCATTTAGTCACATCGATGCGATTGCGAGAGATATTATTACGCAGGCTGGCTATGGAGACTATTTTACCCACCGTTTAGGCCACTTTATCGGTCGCGATGTTCATGAAGCGGGTGATGTGAGTGCCTTTAATCATCAATTGATTGAAGAAGGCCATACTTTTTCTATCGAACCAGGTATTTATTTGCCAGGAGAATTAGGTGTTCGTATTGAAGATTTAGTCATCGCAACTGCAGATGGTTGTAAAGTTTTGAATCATGTAACGAAAGAACCGATTATATTAGATGTGCCATAA
- a CDS encoding NAD-dependent epimerase/dehydratase family protein, with protein MQTILITGANGTIGRALVKHLKTSYKLIAVDKAFDVTDTDLYNNVEIKVLNLDQAESWGNLFEGVDYIIHLAGNPSPQATFDELVQPNFYIPHYLFENVTTAPHVKRIIYASSIHAAANYPLDRQIKVDDTPRPTSYYGISKLYMEHLANYYAYHFQIESIGIRIANYVGEDETIEWKHQVSQLAEILDYKDFNHLIDCCLTAQIQEPAIVINGISNHAIPRLDLETARQLVNYQPSYDAFSEYLDVSQ; from the coding sequence ATGCAAACGATTTTAATAACTGGGGCCAATGGAACCATTGGTCGAGCTTTAGTTAAACACTTAAAAACAAGTTATAAACTAATCGCTGTTGATAAAGCATTTGATGTGACAGACACCGACTTGTATAACAACGTTGAAATCAAAGTATTGAATTTAGATCAAGCAGAATCATGGGGGAATTTATTTGAAGGGGTTGATTATATCATTCATTTGGCGGGCAATCCAAGTCCGCAAGCAACATTTGACGAATTAGTTCAACCTAATTTTTATATTCCTCATTACTTATTTGAGAATGTTACGACGGCACCGCACGTGAAACGTATTATTTATGCAAGCTCTATTCATGCAGCAGCCAATTATCCATTAGATAGACAAATAAAAGTGGATGATACACCTAGACCGACTAGTTATTATGGGATATCGAAATTATATATGGAACATTTGGCCAACTACTATGCCTATCATTTTCAAATAGAATCGATAGGTATTCGCATTGCTAATTATGTAGGTGAAGACGAAACGATCGAATGGAAGCATCAAGTAAGTCAACTGGCTGAAATTCTTGATTATAAGGATTTCAATCATTTAATTGATTGTTGCCTAACGGCTCAAATACAGGAACCTGCAATTGTTATTAATGGTATTTCTAACCACGCCATACCCCGATTAGATTTAGAAACAGCGCGTCAATTAGTTAATTACCAACCTAGCTATGATGCCTTTAGTGAATATTTAGATGTGAGTCAGTAG
- the pfkB gene encoding 1-phosphofructokinase: MIYTITLNPAIDLVLESSSIQLGQLNRIDQEEYLTGGKGINISRILNRMGQRNIATGFLGGFTGDYIIETLNKEGIETLFISIDDLTRVNVTIQAEEITDLNTKGPEIPPEAVQELIEYLSGHVTRDDTVFIAGDVAPGIDSEFFHKLATLCLHNETHLVLDINKPYLIECLAYHPFLIKPNLKELSDIFEIDIKTVEEIIQYAKKLQERGARNVLVSRGADGAILVTEEGQILMSKVPKGEVINAVGAGDAMIAGFIKAYVDTQDYSSSLGYATAAGSATAFSTGLADIDEINTLVSHVTVDTYNG, from the coding sequence ATGATTTACACCATAACACTGAATCCAGCGATTGATTTAGTTCTGGAAAGTTCATCGATTCAATTAGGACAATTGAATCGTATTGATCAAGAGGAATATTTAACCGGCGGCAAAGGTATTAATATTTCGCGGATATTGAATCGGATGGGCCAACGCAATATTGCAACAGGCTTTTTGGGAGGTTTCACAGGAGATTATATTATCGAAACGTTGAATAAAGAAGGCATTGAAACCCTCTTTATTTCAATTGATGATTTAACTCGTGTAAATGTCACGATTCAAGCGGAAGAAATCACCGATTTAAATACTAAAGGACCTGAAATTCCCCCTGAAGCCGTTCAAGAGCTGATTGAATACTTAAGTGGTCATGTAACCCGTGACGATACCGTATTTATAGCTGGGGATGTCGCTCCGGGAATCGATAGTGAATTCTTTCATAAATTAGCAACTTTGTGTTTACACAATGAAACACATTTAGTTCTAGATATTAATAAACCCTACTTAATTGAATGTTTGGCTTACCACCCTTTTCTAATCAAACCGAATTTAAAAGAATTAAGTGATATCTTCGAAATTGACATTAAAACCGTGGAGGAGATTATTCAGTATGCCAAGAAACTCCAGGAACGTGGAGCGAGAAATGTCTTAGTGTCACGAGGGGCAGACGGTGCGATTTTAGTCACTGAAGAAGGTCAGATTCTTATGAGTAAAGTACCTAAAGGTGAAGTAATTAATGCAGTTGGTGCAGGAGACGCCATGATTGCAGGCTTTATAAAAGCTTACGTTGACACCCAAGACTATTCCAGCAGTCTTGGGTATGCAACAGCCGCAGGAAGTGCGACCGCTTTCTCAACTGGATTAGCCGATATCGATGAAATTAACACTTTAGTGTCTCATGTGACGGTTGACACTTATAATGGGTAA
- a CDS encoding ABC transporter permease, protein MKQKLINIANQYAGLIFAVALILLWELAGKLGWLPRFIIPTPTMIGRSLIDDWENLLFHSRITLTQAFLGLTIGIVLAFVFAILMDMFEWIRRAIYPWLIITQTIPTVAIAPILVLWLGYDMTPKIVLVVLTTVFPMVISILNGFANSDQEAIQLLKLMGANHWQILYHVKLPNSMTYFFSGLKVSVSYAFVGSVVAEWLGGFEGLGVYMIQMKNAFRYDRMFGVIVVISAISLFFMWVTNLIQRLSIPWLYRDKKESLWRQLDV, encoded by the coding sequence GTGAAGCAAAAACTAATAAATATCGCTAATCAATATGCTGGCTTAATTTTTGCTGTCGCTTTGATTTTGTTGTGGGAGTTAGCGGGGAAACTTGGGTGGTTGCCCCGATTTATCATACCCACACCAACAATGATTGGACGATCATTAATTGACGATTGGGAAAATTTACTTTTTCATAGTCGGATTACACTAACACAAGCCTTTTTAGGTTTAACTATAGGGATTGTTTTAGCTTTTGTCTTTGCGATATTGATGGATATGTTTGAATGGATTCGACGAGCAATCTATCCTTGGCTAATCATTACTCAAACCATACCGACAGTAGCTATTGCACCCATTTTAGTTTTATGGCTGGGGTATGATATGACACCTAAAATTGTCTTAGTTGTTTTAACCACCGTATTTCCAATGGTGATTTCAATTTTAAATGGGTTTGCTAATAGTGATCAAGAAGCCATTCAGCTTTTGAAATTAATGGGCGCCAACCATTGGCAAATTCTTTATCATGTTAAATTACCTAATTCGATGACGTATTTTTTTAGTGGTTTAAAAGTAAGTGTTTCCTATGCCTTTGTCGGTTCAGTAGTCGCCGAATGGTTAGGCGGCTTTGAGGGATTAGGTGTCTATATGATTCAAATGAAAAATGCTTTTCGTTATGACCGTATGTTTGGCGTTATTGTTGTCATCTCAGCTATTAGTTTGTTTTTTATGTGGGTAACGAACTTGATTCAACGTTTATCGATTCCTTGGTTATATCGAGATAAAAAAGAAAGTTTATGGAGGCAATTAGATGTTTAA
- a CDS encoding amidase yields MFDQDAVYYAEQIKTKQVTAEALVEKALKQIEKVNPILNAVTVVHAEEAIATAKQYDQYFRTLTDLQIDRLPTFFGVPILLKDLGQSHKGHISAGGSKLLKEAKAEANDNFVQAILDAGFIVVGRSNVPELGYKNISDSELFGAVNNPHDLSRNAGGSSGGSAAAVKAGMVPIAAASDGGGSIRIPASFTGLVGLKPSRGRIPVGPGNYRGWQGASVNFAVSKSVRDTFELFKAIHTMQLTSPFHLPKMTETELVPLDRPLRIAYSMRVPNLSPLDPQAETLVERTAMYLKELGHEVVPVGFEYDGIEAIQAYYKVNGVETVVMMEAIEAALGRPITLDDVELVTWAIYRSGIKVPATDYSKILSLWDQLRVDLEAFFVDNQFDLWLTPTNNGVAPLHHQLDVTPAMAKDLSHMDAFDGDDQQKLILEMFRSSLSLTPFTQLQNLTGHPAISLPIKAEAGQLPIGAHFTAKIGQEYLLFQLGQQLEDAGYLDGNAVEVVK; encoded by the coding sequence GTGTTCGACCAAGATGCTGTATATTATGCAGAGCAAATTAAAACTAAGCAAGTGACGGCGGAAGCGTTAGTAGAAAAAGCTTTAAAACAGATTGAAAAAGTTAACCCTATTTTGAATGCGGTTACGGTAGTTCATGCTGAGGAAGCTATCGCAACGGCAAAACAGTATGATCAATATTTTAGAACGCTGACAGATTTACAGATTGACCGTTTACCGACCTTCTTTGGTGTACCGATTCTACTGAAGGATTTGGGCCAAAGTCATAAGGGACATATTTCTGCAGGTGGTTCAAAATTATTGAAAGAGGCTAAAGCAGAAGCCAACGATAACTTTGTACAAGCAATCTTAGATGCAGGTTTTATTGTTGTGGGACGTAGTAATGTACCGGAATTAGGCTATAAAAATATTAGTGATTCAGAATTGTTTGGGGCGGTGAATAATCCGCATGATTTAAGCCGTAATGCAGGAGGGTCTAGTGGCGGTTCAGCTGCAGCTGTTAAAGCGGGTATGGTTCCCATTGCCGCGGCTAGTGACGGAGGTGGATCGATTCGTATTCCTGCGAGTTTTACGGGTTTAGTTGGTTTGAAACCCTCGCGAGGTAGAATTCCTGTGGGTCCTGGTAATTACCGGGGTTGGCAAGGTGCCTCGGTTAATTTTGCCGTTAGTAAATCGGTTCGGGATACCTTTGAGTTATTTAAAGCCATTCATACCATGCAACTAACCAGCCCGTTTCATTTACCGAAAATGACTGAAACAGAGCTAGTTCCTTTAGATCGGCCGTTGAGAATTGCCTACTCTATGCGTGTACCCAATCTGAGTCCATTGGATCCTCAAGCAGAAACCTTGGTGGAACGCACAGCGATGTATTTAAAAGAGTTGGGGCATGAGGTGGTTCCTGTAGGATTTGAATACGATGGGATTGAAGCTATTCAAGCATATTATAAGGTTAATGGTGTTGAGACGGTCGTGATGATGGAGGCGATTGAAGCGGCTTTGGGACGTCCGATTACGCTTGATGATGTTGAATTAGTAACCTGGGCAATTTATCGTTCAGGGATTAAAGTGCCAGCGACAGATTACTCTAAAATTCTTAGTTTATGGGATCAATTACGTGTGGATTTGGAAGCTTTCTTTGTGGATAATCAGTTTGATCTATGGTTAACGCCAACGAACAATGGGGTTGCTCCTTTACATCATCAATTAGATGTGACACCAGCCATGGCAAAGGATTTAAGTCATATGGATGCCTTTGATGGCGATGATCAACAAAAGCTCATTTTAGAAATGTTTCGTTCCAGTTTAAGTTTAACCCCGTTTACGCAACTGCAAAATTTAACAGGCCATCCAGCGATTAGTTTGCCGATTAAAGCCGAGGCCGGGCAGTTGCCGATAGGAGCGCATTTTACCGCTAAAATTGGTCAAGAATATCTTTTATTTCAGTTGGGGCAACAACTGGAGGATGCGGGTTATCTTGATGGCAATGCGGTTGAAGTAGTGAAATAA
- a CDS encoding ABC transporter substrate-binding protein, with translation MFKCEITKCKWFLIASLFLMLSVPNTVYAEGTIDIILDWVPNTNHTGLYVALDQGYFEEAGVEVAIRRPPQGSTTELIGLGQAPFGISFQDTLAYRLAAGLPVTAVATIIEHNTSGIISNEDAGITEPSKMVGYTYGTWNDTIELGMLEHILAFEEVDFDDVQLVPNQADNSIIGLANNMFDSAWVYYGWDGIMAEYQEVPTNFFYFRDYAEELDFYSPVIIANNDYLAENGEEAALVIQAIKRGYQYAIENPQAAAGILMTYAPELTDQREMVIASQIWMSEQYTSNPQQWGVIEEERWNAFYQWLYANNLIDVDLSQAIHFTNDYLGD, from the coding sequence ATGTTTAAATGTGAAATAACTAAATGTAAATGGTTTTTAATCGCATCACTATTCCTTATGTTGTCAGTGCCTAATACCGTTTATGCAGAGGGAACCATCGATATTATTTTAGATTGGGTGCCTAATACGAATCATACAGGACTATATGTAGCCCTTGATCAAGGCTATTTCGAGGAAGCGGGTGTAGAGGTAGCCATAAGACGTCCACCTCAAGGAAGTACGACTGAATTAATCGGCTTAGGTCAAGCGCCTTTTGGGATTAGTTTTCAAGATACGTTAGCCTACCGGCTAGCTGCTGGCTTACCCGTAACAGCTGTGGCGACTATTATTGAACATAATACGTCTGGAATTATATCAAATGAGGATGCAGGTATTACAGAGCCAAGTAAAATGGTGGGATACACTTATGGTACTTGGAATGATACGATTGAATTAGGTATGTTGGAGCACATTTTAGCCTTTGAAGAAGTCGATTTTGATGATGTTCAATTAGTCCCTAATCAAGCTGATAATTCAATTATTGGTTTAGCCAACAATATGTTTGATTCGGCGTGGGTTTACTATGGTTGGGATGGTATTATGGCAGAGTACCAGGAAGTCCCTACTAATTTTTTCTATTTTAGAGATTATGCTGAAGAACTTGATTTCTATTCGCCCGTAATCATCGCTAATAATGATTATTTAGCGGAAAATGGTGAAGAAGCAGCACTTGTAATTCAAGCCATTAAACGAGGTTATCAGTATGCCATCGAAAACCCTCAAGCAGCTGCAGGAATATTAATGACTTACGCACCAGAACTAACTGATCAACGTGAGATGGTGATCGCTTCACAAATTTGGATGAGTGAACAATACACGAGTAATCCGCAACAATGGGGGGTCATTGAGGAAGAACGGTGGAATGCTTTTTATCAATGGCTGTATGCTAACAACTTAATTGACGTAGACCTATCTCAGGCTATCCATTTTACGAATGACTATTTAGGTGATTAA